The following are encoded together in the Sporolituus thermophilus DSM 23256 genome:
- a CDS encoding TIGR00366 family protein, protein MSDQPKKNKGIIEAITSFAERYVPDSYVILLILSLLTFILALIFTPSNPYQVVQAWGKGFWILLEFSMQMALIIVTGYALATTPQCNRLLVALCSQP, encoded by the coding sequence ATGTCCGATCAGCCGAAAAAGAACAAAGGGATTATCGAAGCCATCACCAGTTTTGCCGAACGGTATGTCCCGGACTCTTATGTAATCCTGCTTATCCTCAGTTTGCTGACCTTCATCCTGGCCCTTATCTTTACCCCGTCCAATCCCTATCAGGTAGTGCAGGCCTGGGGCAAAGGCTTCTGGATCCTACTCGAGTTTTCCATGCAGATGGCGCTTATCATCGTCACCGGCTATGCCCTGGCGACGACGCCGCAGTGCAACCGCCTGCTGGTGGCGCTGTGCAGCCAGCC